Genomic DNA from Endomicrobiales bacterium:
ACCTTTATGCCAAGTTTATTTGCAACAATAGTTTCAGGTATTACCGACATACCAACCAAGTCGGCACCAAGAGTTCTAAATGCCTTAACTTCCGCTGGTGTTTCATACGAGGGGCCTTGCACGCCAAGGTAAACGCCTTTATTTATGCGAATTTTATGCTTTAGTGAAGCGCCAAGCGCAAACTTTGAAAGCTCCGAGTTATAAATAAGCGTCATATCTGGAAAGCGCTCACCCATAATTGCATAGTTTTCCCCGCGCAATGGGTTTTTACCCATTAAATTTATATGGTCGCTTATTACAACTATGTCGCCGGGCCTGTATGTTTTATTAATTCCACCTGCGGCCGCCGTTACAACCAAGTACTCCACCCCGAGCTGTTTCATTAAATAGATTGGATAAGTTACCTCATCCATGCAATACCCCTCGTAATAATGCAAGCGCCCCTGCATAATTATTGCGGGAAT
This window encodes:
- a CDS encoding purine-nucleoside phosphorylase, with the protein product MTSHISKLEETTKFIKSKTALVPKVGVILGSGLGDIVEGSINDTLLNYEEIPHFAKTTVKGHKGKLLIGKMFNIPAIIMQGRLHYYEGYCMDEVTYPIYLMKQLGVEYLVVTAAAGGINKTYRPGDIVVISDHINLMGKNPLRGENYAIMGERFPDMTLIYNSELSKFALGASLKHKIRINKGVYLGVQGPSYETPAEVKAFRTLGADLVGMSVIPETIVANKLGIKVLGLAYISNMAAGVIKKKLTHEEVLKTGVNVIGKLSKIIEEVFSNLK